A window of Leptospira dzoumogneensis genomic DNA:
TTTAAAAGCGATCGCTGGAGGAGGTGGAAGAGGGATCCGGATCATAAACAATATAGAAGAATTAGGAACAAAGTTCAAAACTTGCTCGGAAGAAGCATTACATTCATTCGGAAATCCTAATTTATACGCCGAAAAATATCTACCGATCGCAAGACATGTAGAGGTCCAGGTTTTGGGAGACGGTTCCGGTAAGGTCTTGCATTTTTGGGACAGGGATTGTTCTCTACAAAGAAAAAATCAAAAGTTACTCGAGATTGCGCCTGCTCCTTTTTTAGATCCAAAAATCCGGGAAAAAATAATCTCTTATTCTTTGAAAATTGCTTCTCATCTTTCTTATAGAAGTTTAGGCACTTTCGAATATTTGATCAGCCCTGATTTGGAGATCTATTTTATAGAATCCAATCCAAGACTGCAGGTAGAACATACGATTACCGAAGAGATTACTGGAGTAGATCTAGTGGAAGCCCAGTTGGAGATCGCTTCCGGAAAATCGTTCCAAGAGATCGGATTGGATCAGAAAAATATAGAATTCCCAAAAGGTTATGCGATCCAGATCAGAATTAACTCCGAAACCTGGGACCAAAAAGGAGAGATCATTCCTTCTTCCGGAAAAATAAAAGTATTCGAGCCAAGTTCCGGTCCAGGGATCAGAGTGGACAGTTCCGCATATTCGGGTTATGAGGTCGGCCCTAATTTTGATTCTTTACTCGCAAAATTAATCGTTCATTCTAAACATTCCGAATTTTCTAAACTCATTCATTCCGCTTACCGTGCATTATCCGAATTCAGGATAGAAGGTATTAAAACGAATCTTGCTCTTCTTCTGAACGTATTCAAAAGGAAAGAACTGGGAACATATTCTATTTGGACAAAGTTCATAGAAGAGAATATTCCCGAGCTTCTATCTTCTACGGAACATAAAAAATATAATTTCGATCAGGGAACGCAAGATAGTTTAGAAAATCATAAAATAAAAGAAGATATTCCGGAAGGACTGATCTCTTTTCATTCGCCCATGACCGGAAGTCTTGTGGAAATATATTCGAGAGAAGGGGAAACAATTCGGAAAGGAGAAAAGGTCGCTCTACTTTCTTCCATGAAGATGGAACATCTTTTACATTCCGAGACTACCGGAATTATAGAAAAAGTTTTGATAGAGCCCGGAAAAATTATCTCGGAAGGAGAAGCAGTCATTTGGATCCGACCGGAAGATTTGGAACATTCTTCTTTTCATCATTCGGAAGAAATCGATCCGGATCGAATTCGTCCGGACCTGAAAGAAGTTTTAGATCGTTTACTTTTGAATGAAGATATTTCCAGGCCACAGGCCGTTTCCAAACGCCATAAAAGAGGACAAAGGACTGCAAGGGAGAATGTGGCGGATCTTTGCGATCCGGGAAGTTTTGTAGAATACGGAAGTATGGCGATTGCAGCCCAGAGAAGAAGAAGGTCTCTGGAAGAATTGATCAAACTGAGTCCTGCAGACGGGCTCATCGCCGGTCTTGGTACAGTGAATGCCGAACTATTTGCGCCTCACGTATCAAGAGTTTCTGTATTAGCTTATGATTATACGGTTTTTATGGGAACCCAAGGAGCAATAGGTCATAAAAAGACGGACCGGTTTTTGGAAATGGTAGAAAGCCAGAAACTTCCCATTGTGTTTTTTACGGAAGGAGGAGGAGGGCGTCCAGGAGAAGTGGATGTGCCTGCAGTTGCAGGTTTGGATCTGCATACTTTTCGAAAATACGCCGGCCTAAAAGGAAAAAGTCTTAGGATCGCAATTGCTGCAGGCAGATGTTTTGCGGGAAATGCAGCATTATTCGGTGCAAGCGATATTAGGATCGCAACAGAAGATTCTAATATAGGAATGGGCGGCCCTGTGATGGTCAAAGGTGGAGGCCTTGGTAACTTCTCCGCAGAAGAAATCGGTCCTGCGGAGATACAAACAAAAAACGGAGTAATCGATATATTAGTAAAAAATGAAGAAGAGGCCGTATTTATCGCAAAAAAGGCCATTTCCTATTTTCAGGGAAATATCAGAAAATTCGAATATAAGGATCAAAAAATCCTCCGGACCCTAATTCCGGAAAACCGTTTGAGATCGTATGATATTCGTTCCGTGATCTCTTCTCTGTCGGATACCGATTCCGTTCTGGAATTTAAAAAGGATTTTGCAAAAGGGATCGTAACTTCTCTCATTCGAATAGAGGGAAGACCGCTCGGACTTATCGCGAATAATCCGACTCATTTAGGCGGGGCAATCGATGCGGAAGGAGCGGAGAAGGCTTCCGAGTTCGCTGAATTCTGCGATCTGAATAAACTTCCTATATTATTTCTTTGTGATACACCCGGTTTTATGGTGGGACCGGAAGCGGAAAAGAAAGGTTTAGTCCGTAAAGCGGCAAAACTTTTCGAAGCAGGCGCTTCTTTACAGGTTCCCGTATTTACTATCGTTCTCAGAAAAGGATATGGTTTGGGAGCGATGGCTATGGCTGCAGGTAGTTTTCATTCTCCAGTATTCACAATCTCCTGGCCAACCGGAGAATTCGGTGCAATGGGTATAGAAGGAGAAATTAGAACTGGATACCAAAAGGAACTCGCAGAAATAAAAGATTGGAAAGAGAGACAAATTTTGTTCGAACGTTTGGTTTCCGAGGCGTATGAAAGAGGCAAGGCGATCAATATGGCTTCCTATTTGGAAATAGACGCAGTAATAGACCCTGAAGAATCCAGAAAATGGATCTTGAGGGGTTATGATTCCTGCATTTAGAGAGATTCCAGTTGGAAATAAATGTTTTCTAAACTCGCATAAAAATCTTGATTAGATCCGGATCTATGTTTTCATTTTGCCCTCACCGGAGGTATTCATGTTTAGAAGTCCTAAAGCTAAAATTATAGCTTTATTTACCGTGATCGCTTTAACCGTTTCCTTCTCTTACTTGAACGCTCAGTCTTTGAACGTTTATGGAACGTATAAAGTGACAGGTACAAATCCAGACGGAAGTAAATATAGAGGAAGTGTTACAGTCACTTTAAACGAGGATGGGTCTTATAATTTCCAATGGTCCGTGGGAAATAGTTTCTCCGGAACAGGCTCATTGAGCGGGAACACTTTAACGGTGGATTGGGGTGATACTTATCCGGTGATCTACACGGTTAAAAGTGGGGGAAGTAGATTGGAAGGTACTTGGGGAAATGGAACAGGTACTGAAATCCTTTCCAAATAAGATCTATTAAACCGAAAAATCCCCGTGATAAGCGGGGATTTTCCTTATTATTCTTTTCTAATTCTTTCCGACTAGATCGAAAAATCTTCCATATATTCCACATATACTTTGGCTTTTTTGATCCTGAGATAAACCGTTTCACCAGGAAGTAAGTTTAATTCTTTAAAACTGGATTGGTCTAATAAGGACTCGATTAAAGTCCCTGAATCTAAACGTTTTAATTCTATTCTTACATTTCTGCCAGTAGAATGGATGTATTGGATCTCTGCAGGAATTCCTTGGGTAGAAGTTCTGGAAATTTCCACATCATAAGGTCTAACGTATGCAACTCCTTTTTTATCCACCACGTCCGAATGTTCCGGAGTCGCTACATCTATATCGCCAATCTTTGCGGTCCCTTCATGGATCCTTCCGTGGAAAAGGTTTACATCTCCTAAAAAGTGGAAAACGAAAGGTGTTTTAGGCTTATTGTACACTTCGTCAGGAGTGCCGATCTGTTCTATTTTACCGGATCTTAATATTACGATCGAGTCGCTGACTTCTAACGCTTCTTCCTGGTCATGGGTTACGAATACGCTTGTGATATGGATCTCGTCGTGAAGTCTTCTGAGCCAGGTGCGTAATTCTTTCCTTACTTTCGCGTCTAAGGCACCGAAAGGTTCGTCCAAAAGTAAAAACTTAGGTTCTATCGCTAATGCTCTTGCTAAGGCCACCCTTTGTCTTTGTCCTCCGGATAATTCGAAAGGAAATCTTGCATGGAAATTTTCCAACTGTACCAATTTCAAAAGTTGGAATACTTTCTCTTGGATCTCTTCTTTAGAAGGTCTTGTGGACCTTGGACGAACTTTTAGACCGAATGCGATATTTTCAAAAATCGTCATGTGACGGAAAAGAGCATAATGTTGGAATACGAATCCTACTCCTCTGTCTTTTGAACTTTTGGATTTGGATCTTTCTCCGTTGAATAATACTTCTCCTTCGTCCGGAGTATCTAGGCCTGCTATGATCCTAAGAAGTGTGGTCTTACCGCTTCCGGAAGGGCCTAGTAACGCTACTAGATTTCCGTCAGGGATTGTTAGGTCCACTTGGTCCAAGGCTTGGAATTTTCCGAATCGTTTGCTTACATTTCGAATTTCAATAGACATTCTATTCTCCTAGGATTTGGAAACCTGAACATTTTCTTTTCCGAGACCGGTTGTTTCCGGGATCTCTATTTCTTCTTTGCGATGAAGATTTTTTTCTAAGATCGTTTTTAAAAGCAGGGTCAACAAAGAGAGAAATACAAGCACCGATGCGGCGGAAAATGCTCCGACCGAGTTGTATTCATTGTATAACATTTCAATCTGTAGTGGAAGGGTATTCGTCTTTCCACGGATATGTCCGGATAATACGGAAACCGCTCCGAATTCTCCCATGGCTCTCGCATTACAAAGTATAAGTCCGTATAAGAGTCCCCATTTGATATTAGGGATGATAATTTTGATGAATGTTTGGTAGAGAGAAGCTCCGAGTAAAATACCCGCTTCCTCTTCTTCTTTTCCCTGGCTTTGCATGAGAGGGATGAGTTCTCTTGCGACAAATGGAAGTGTGATGAATACTGTTGCGATCACAAGACCGGGAGTATTGAATACGATCTTAATATTCCACTCTTCTAATATATCTCCCATCCATCCTTGTTTTCCGAATAATAATAGGAAGATCAGTCCGGAAATTACAGGAGAGACTGCAAAAGGAGAATCTATGATCGTCAGCAGAATATTTTTGCCCGGAAATTCGAATCTGGTCAATAGAAATGCGGCAACTAGTCCGAATGCAGTGTTCAAAGGAACCGCGATACCTGCTACTTTCAATGTCATTAACATCGCAGAGATCGTATCGCTGTCCTGTAACCCTTGTAGATAAGCTTCCCATCCTTGTGCGAATGCTTCTAAAAAAACTACTGTGATCGGCAGGATTAGAATGATGAATGCAAGAACTAAGACCGAAAAGATCAAAGCCAAGCGGATCCAAACGGATTCTGTTTCTTTCATCCAAGTCTCCTAGAGGCTCTGTTTTGCAGATAGTTGATCCCGAACATGATCGTAAATGAAAGGACTAACATCAATACTGCAATCCCGGTCGCTTTTGCATATTCGTACTGCTCTAATTTGGTAACTATGAGTAACGGAAGAATTTCAGTTTTACCGGGAAGGTTTCCTGAGATAAAAACAACCGATCCATATTCACCGATCCCTCTTGCAAACGCCATACTGGTTCCTGCAAGTAGGGAAGGTATCAATTCAGGTAAGATTACCCTTGTAAAGGTTTGGAATCTGCTAGCTCCTAAACAATATGCGCTTTCTTCCAATTCTTTTGGAAGATCTTCTAAGATAGGCTGGACCGTTCTGACAACGAAAGGAAATCCGATAAAGACTAAAGCGATAACGATCCCGATCGGAGTGTATGCGATCTTGATCCCGTAAGGTGTCAGATATTTTCCGATAAAACCGTTAGGAGCATAGATTGTGGTAAGTGCGATCCCCGCGACTGCAGTGGGAAGAGTGAATGGAAGATCCACAAGTGAATCTAAGATTTTTTTGCCAGGGAAATCATAACGAACCAAAACCCAGGCGAATAAAAATCCAACGAATAGATTGATGATGGCTGCAACTCCACCGGCCCCGAAGCTTAAATATAAGGCCTGCTGGATACGATCCTCTGAAAAAACTTCCCAGAGACCTGAAACGCCTAAGGTAGCGGATTTAAAAAATAATGCGGATAATGGAATGATGACTAGAAGACTAAGGTAGAAGACTGTAAGTCCTAAGGACAGACCAAAGCTTGTTTTAGAATAGGGACGAAAAATTAGCTTCAAACGGGAAACCCTTTCTAGTCGATTCTTGAGAAACGCCCTATTTCGTCAAACCAAGAGCCGCCCTGAGGCGGCTCCCTTTAATAAATGGTTCGGTTGGAGTTCCTAATTACTTCTTTGCTTCGCCATAGATGGAGTCGAAAAGTCCGCCGTCAGCGAAATGTTTTTTATGAGCTGCTGCCCAGGAACCTTCTATACTTCTTACATCGAATAATTGAAGTTTAGGGAATTTAGCAACATTCGCTTTTAGAATAGCCGCATCATTCGGGCGGAAGAAATGTTTTGCGACGATTTCCTGGCCTTCTTTAGTGTATAAAAATTCCAAGTAAGCTTTCGCTACTTCGGTAGTTCCTTTTTTAGCAGCCACTTTTTCAACGAGCGCTACAGGAGTTTCCGCAAGGATACTTGTACTTGGATAAACCACTTCGAATTGAGCCGTTCCACCGTTCGCTTTTCTGGATTCGGATAGAGCAAGTTCCGCTTCATTTTCCCAAGCAAGGAGAACATCACCTATTCCTCTTTGAACGAAAGTAGTAGTGGATCCTCTTGCACCTGTATCCAGAACGGAAGTGTTCTTATAAAGGTTCTTTACGAATTCAGTAGCAGCTTCTTCCGTTTTATATTTTTTCTTAGCGAATCCCCAAGCAGCTAAATAATTCCAACGAGCTCCACCGGAAGTTTTAGGGTTTGGTGTGATCACTCCGATCCCCGGTTTTACGATATCATCCCAATCTTTGATCGCTTTAGGATTTCCTTTTCTCACTAAAAAAACGATGGTAGAGTAATAAGGAGTAGAATGGTTCGGAAATGCCTTCTCCCAATCTTTGGAAACGGATCCGCTGTTCGTAACGATACTATCGATATCATACGCGAGTGCAAGAGTTACCACATCCGCTTCTAATCCGTCGATCACGGCTCTAGCTTGTTTTCCGGATCCACCGTGGGATTGTTGGATGGTTAGGTTTTTGCCGGACTTCTTCTTCCAAGCTTCTACGAACTTTTTGTTAATTTCTTCATAAAGTTCCCGGGTTGGGTCGAAAGAAACGTTTAATAGGGTGTCATCCGCATATGCGGATAAGGAAAAAATACTGGTTAATGCTAGAATACCGATTCCTTTGGCAATTGACCGCAGTACAGAATGATTAGATTTTACTTTCATAAGGTTCACTTTTACGTCCCTTCCGACGATAACTCGGAATTTTTATCCAATAAATTGGATATTTATCTGTTATAGTCGGATTGGCCTTCTTTTTGTCAAGAAGGGTTTTATATTTTAGAACATTTTTTTCCTATTTTGAACGCTTTTTTGATTCTATCCCTCAGACTTCGGTTTAAAGCGGATTTCCTAAAAATGAAAAAGGCCTTCTCTATTTTAATTCCGGTATTTCTTTCATTCTCCTTCTCCGGATGTTCCGAATCTTTTACAAACATAGAACATCCTTCTATCGTTCAGGGAGTACTCGAGTTAAAGAATTATGATCTGGAAGAACAAGGGCCCATTCTACTTTCCGGGCTTTGGAAATTCAGATGGTTGTATTGGAAAAGTTCAGGATTAGAGAGCCAGAACTCCTACGAGATAGTCAGTGTACCTTCTTCTTGGAACGGAAAGAACGGATCCAGGCTGGGAGAAGGTTACGGGACCTATGAACTCGCACTTAAACTAAATCGAAATTACGGAGAGCTTGCGTTTATCTTACAAGAGCAAAGTTCTTCCTATTTCTTGTATGTGAACGGCAAACTATTAGCTTCCTGCGGAGAAGTTGAATTTCCTTCTTCTTCCGATATAACCATCTTCGAAGTCAAACCTGCTTGGTGTAATAAGCTCGTGAAATTCACTCCTGACGGAGAAGAGTTGAAGATCGATATGCAGATCGCAAATCGGGACCATAGACTGGGAGGATTTTGGGCGCCCATCCGATTCGGAACTTCTTCCAGTATGGAAAAAACCTGGAATGCGGAAAGATTTTTGGATCTATTCCTAGCGGGAGGACTTTTCTGTATAGGCCTATTAAATCTGATCTATGCAGTTGTGAGAAGGGGAGAGGCAGCCTCCCTATATTTCGGGACTTATTGTCTTATCATGGCTACAAGGGGTCTATTTTCCGGAACTAGGATCATTTCAGAATATCTTGATTTTCTAAAGTACCATCATTATGTAAGAATAGAATACGTTACATTCTACCTTGCAATCCCTGTTTTTTTAAGTTATATACTCTCCGTTTTTCCAAGAGAATTAAAAAGGATCCTGGTGGATCTAGTATGGTGGATCGCTATCGGTGCCTGCATTGTGGTCTTAGTATTCCCTGTCAGAATATTCACGTTCACAATTACGATCTATTATCTGGTCGCATTCCTTGCAGGAACACTCGGATTATTTTCACTTACTAAAGCTTCTTTAAGAAGAAGAAAAGGTGCACTCATTATCCTAGCCGGCTTCGTATTCGTCTATGCTGCAATGATCCATGACATCTTATACGCGACTTTCTATTTGGATACAGGATATTTTACAAATATTGGTGCGTTCGTATTTATAATAGCTCAATCTGTATTCTTATCTATTAGAAGTTCTGAAAGTTTGGACAGACTTTTGGATCTTTCCAGAAATTTGGAAAGAAGGGTAGAAGAAAGGACCAAACAGCTCAGAAATGCTCTCCGTCTCATCCAAAATGATCTGAATGTTGCAAGAGAGATCCAAAAGGGACTCTTAAATCTGGAAGATGCCGCTGAAAAAAAGATAGGGCGGATCAAATTCGGGATTTTACATAAACCTTTGGCGGAAGTAGGAGGAGATCTTTACGATATAGCCGAACTTCCAAGCGGCAAAATACGTATCTTTTTAGCGGATGCGACAGGTCACGGGATACAGGCGGCACTCATTACGATACTGATCCGAAGTGTTTATGAGGATCTAAGATTAAAAGAAGAAAGTCCGGGAAAACTTCTCTCGGCGATCGGCTCTCAGTTCCATGGCAAGTACGGAAATGTGTCCACATTCTTCTCCGCATCCATTTTAGAAATTTCTCCCGATGGAAAAAAACTGACTCTTTCTTTAGCAGGATCTCCTCCGGTTTTGGTCCAAACAAAAGATGAAGAGCATATAATCGAATGCGAAAATCCGTTAGTGGGTCTTCTGGAAAATTTCAATTTCGAAGATAAGGAGATCCAACTCACTCCGGGTTTTAGGATACTTTGTTTTACGGACGGACTCACCGAATCTTCCAGGCTGCCTGGAGATTTTTACGGAATAGAAAGAGTATTGGCTTCAGTCCGAACCGGAGACTCTCAAAGTTTAGAAGAATTATTAAGCGGCATCCAAGAAGATCTATTCAGATTTTTAGGAAGTTCGGAACCTAAGGACGATATACTAGTCTTGGGAATAGAAGACCAACGTTCCTAAGCCGTTAAAACATTTATTCTTTCGGAAAACTTGGATCGTTTTCTAGTTTTATTGTATTCGACCCCGAAAATCATGGTTAGAGAGAAGGTGAACGGGTCCATACTTTTAAGAGTGGATCCCGAAATCGTTACCTTGTAGAGGACCCTATGGCATTCAAGCTCGACGGGGCAAAATTCCCCACCTTGGAAGAGTTGATTACGGCTCTGTATCCATTGTATGCGGACAAGATGAGCGAAGCTGAATTTAGAAAGTACGTTCAAGAGAATGTAAAAGAGGAATAGTATTCCTCTTTTTGCCCCGATCCCTCGGGGCGAATCCTTTCCGTATAAAGTCCTCTTTTGCTTGTCAATTCCAGGGGTTTTCCTTACCCTCTCGGCATGCCTTTTTTTCAGAAAAAAT
This region includes:
- a CDS encoding PP2C family protein-serine/threonine phosphatase, whose translation is MKKAFSILIPVFLSFSFSGCSESFTNIEHPSIVQGVLELKNYDLEEQGPILLSGLWKFRWLYWKSSGLESQNSYEIVSVPSSWNGKNGSRLGEGYGTYELALKLNRNYGELAFILQEQSSSYFLYVNGKLLASCGEVEFPSSSDITIFEVKPAWCNKLVKFTPDGEELKIDMQIANRDHRLGGFWAPIRFGTSSSMEKTWNAERFLDLFLAGGLFCIGLLNLIYAVVRRGEAASLYFGTYCLIMATRGLFSGTRIISEYLDFLKYHHYVRIEYVTFYLAIPVFLSYILSVFPRELKRILVDLVWWIAIGACIVVLVFPVRIFTFTITIYYLVAFLAGTLGLFSLTKASLRRRKGALIILAGFVFVYAAMIHDILYATFYLDTGYFTNIGAFVFIIAQSVFLSIRSSESLDRLLDLSRNLERRVEERTKQLRNALRLIQNDLNVAREIQKGLLNLEDAAEKKIGRIKFGILHKPLAEVGGDLYDIAELPSGKIRIFLADATGHGIQAALITILIRSVYEDLRLKEESPGKLLSAIGSQFHGKYGNVSTFFSASILEISPDGKKLTLSLAGSPPVLVQTKDEEHIIECENPLVGLLENFNFEDKEIQLTPGFRILCFTDGLTESSRLPGDFYGIERVLASVRTGDSQSLEELLSGIQEDLFRFLGSSEPKDDILVLGIEDQRS
- the cysT gene encoding sulfate ABC transporter permease subunit CysT — encoded protein: MKLIFRPYSKTSFGLSLGLTVFYLSLLVIIPLSALFFKSATLGVSGLWEVFSEDRIQQALYLSFGAGGVAAIINLFVGFLFAWVLVRYDFPGKKILDSLVDLPFTLPTAVAGIALTTIYAPNGFIGKYLTPYGIKIAYTPIGIVIALVFIGFPFVVRTVQPILEDLPKELEESAYCLGASRFQTFTRVILPELIPSLLAGTSMAFARGIGEYGSVVFISGNLPGKTEILPLLIVTKLEQYEYAKATGIAVLMLVLSFTIMFGINYLQNRASRRLG
- the cysW gene encoding sulfate ABC transporter permease subunit CysW; translation: MKETESVWIRLALIFSVLVLAFIILILPITVVFLEAFAQGWEAYLQGLQDSDTISAMLMTLKVAGIAVPLNTAFGLVAAFLLTRFEFPGKNILLTIIDSPFAVSPVISGLIFLLLFGKQGWMGDILEEWNIKIVFNTPGLVIATVFITLPFVARELIPLMQSQGKEEEEAGILLGASLYQTFIKIIIPNIKWGLLYGLILCNARAMGEFGAVSVLSGHIRGKTNTLPLQIEMLYNEYNSVGAFSAASVLVFLSLLTLLLKTILEKNLHRKEEIEIPETTGLGKENVQVSKS
- a CDS encoding acetyl-CoA carboxylase family protein, which translates into the protein MKLSKLLIANRGEVSIRIARAASALGVPTISIYSEDDSNSRHRLATDISVPLKGRGAKVYLDQEEILSIALREGCDSIHPGYGFLSENTDFAKRCEDSKINFIGPDPKTLEILGDKLKAVLLAESLGVPTLPGFRKVIDLKEAKEFYSKNGIFLLKAIAGGGGRGIRIINNIEELGTKFKTCSEEALHSFGNPNLYAEKYLPIARHVEVQVLGDGSGKVLHFWDRDCSLQRKNQKLLEIAPAPFLDPKIREKIISYSLKIASHLSYRSLGTFEYLISPDLEIYFIESNPRLQVEHTITEEITGVDLVEAQLEIASGKSFQEIGLDQKNIEFPKGYAIQIRINSETWDQKGEIIPSSGKIKVFEPSSGPGIRVDSSAYSGYEVGPNFDSLLAKLIVHSKHSEFSKLIHSAYRALSEFRIEGIKTNLALLLNVFKRKELGTYSIWTKFIEENIPELLSSTEHKKYNFDQGTQDSLENHKIKEDIPEGLISFHSPMTGSLVEIYSREGETIRKGEKVALLSSMKMEHLLHSETTGIIEKVLIEPGKIISEGEAVIWIRPEDLEHSSFHHSEEIDPDRIRPDLKEVLDRLLLNEDISRPQAVSKRHKRGQRTARENVADLCDPGSFVEYGSMAIAAQRRRRSLEELIKLSPADGLIAGLGTVNAELFAPHVSRVSVLAYDYTVFMGTQGAIGHKKTDRFLEMVESQKLPIVFFTEGGGGRPGEVDVPAVAGLDLHTFRKYAGLKGKSLRIAIAAGRCFAGNAALFGASDIRIATEDSNIGMGGPVMVKGGGLGNFSAEEIGPAEIQTKNGVIDILVKNEEEAVFIAKKAISYFQGNIRKFEYKDQKILRTLIPENRLRSYDIRSVISSLSDTDSVLEFKKDFAKGIVTSLIRIEGRPLGLIANNPTHLGGAIDAEGAEKASEFAEFCDLNKLPILFLCDTPGFMVGPEAEKKGLVRKAAKLFEAGASLQVPVFTIVLRKGYGLGAMAMAAGSFHSPVFTISWPTGEFGAMGIEGEIRTGYQKELAEIKDWKERQILFERLVSEAYERGKAINMASYLEIDAVIDPEESRKWILRGYDSCI
- a CDS encoding fibronectin-binding protein, which translates into the protein MFRSPKAKIIALFTVIALTVSFSYLNAQSLNVYGTYKVTGTNPDGSKYRGSVTVTLNEDGSYNFQWSVGNSFSGTGSLSGNTLTVDWGDTYPVIYTVKSGGSRLEGTWGNGTGTEILSK
- a CDS encoding sulfate/molybdate ABC transporter ATP-binding protein, which gives rise to MSIEIRNVSKRFGKFQALDQVDLTIPDGNLVALLGPSGSGKTTLLRIIAGLDTPDEGEVLFNGERSKSKSSKDRGVGFVFQHYALFRHMTIFENIAFGLKVRPRSTRPSKEEIQEKVFQLLKLVQLENFHARFPFELSGGQRQRVALARALAIEPKFLLLDEPFGALDAKVRKELRTWLRRLHDEIHITSVFVTHDQEEALEVSDSIVILRSGKIEQIGTPDEVYNKPKTPFVFHFLGDVNLFHGRIHEGTAKIGDIDVATPEHSDVVDKKGVAYVRPYDVEISRTSTQGIPAEIQYIHSTGRNVRIELKRLDSGTLIESLLDQSSFKELNLLPGETVYLRIKKAKVYVEYMEDFSI
- a CDS encoding sulfate ABC transporter substrate-binding protein gives rise to the protein MKVKSNHSVLRSIAKGIGILALTSIFSLSAYADDTLLNVSFDPTRELYEEINKKFVEAWKKKSGKNLTIQQSHGGSGKQARAVIDGLEADVVTLALAYDIDSIVTNSGSVSKDWEKAFPNHSTPYYSTIVFLVRKGNPKAIKDWDDIVKPGIGVITPNPKTSGGARWNYLAAWGFAKKKYKTEEAATEFVKNLYKNTSVLDTGARGSTTTFVQRGIGDVLLAWENEAELALSESRKANGGTAQFEVVYPSTSILAETPVALVEKVAAKKGTTEVAKAYLEFLYTKEGQEIVAKHFFRPNDAAILKANVAKFPKLQLFDVRSIEGSWAAAHKKHFADGGLFDSIYGEAKK